GGTAAACGTAGGCTTAAATGACCAGGTAAGGCAGCGGAACACCAATTGTGTGAACACATGAGCATGTTTAGACTCCTTCTGTAGGATCACTGTTCAGCTTTGCGGTCGGAATACACGCGGGGGACGCCAGGATGTTCAGTCCAACAAGGGGCCCAATTGCCTGAACGGCCAAAAGCCACATGAGGCACTGGGGGTTTGCAATGCGAGAACGTTCAGCAAACCTGCCTCTCATCTGATACACTTGAGTACAAACCAGGCCCCATCCCACAATCAACCCTATACAGGAGTGATGCACTGCACCTAAACTACCAGCACTAGAGACAAACCCAAAGAAAACCCCGACTCAGGAAAGACTCTTGCCCTCAACTGCCCTCTTCTCACTCCCCTGTTGTAGCTGATGCCCATCTGCTTTCCATGCCATTCATCCCCTTAGGATACACAGACATCCCCGTCAAGACCCCTTTCTCCCCTAGGTCTGGGGAATCGGCTGCGAGGATCGAGCTGTTTATTTCCGGCAAGGCGTCACACCGAGCGAGCTCAGCGGGAAGACATGGAAGGCGATTGTATCTGGCAGAGAGAGTGACAGGTCTCAGACCGGCAGCTCGACCAGTCTGCTCAGGTAGCCAATAAAGTGTCCACAAGCCCTAAAGGCCATCAGATTTTGGTGCTGCCAGGGCATGAGGAGTATTTCTGTGAACACAATCCATCCAGTTTGTTCAAGGCTCCTCACTGTCACCTTGAGCAAACCCCGCACATGGTTCCGGCTTCTCGCCAGGTGCTGAAGTccatttgtttgggttttttttttttccaattaaaatgCAACAGTGAGCAGCAAACTCTTCCTCTCTGGGGAGGGAGGCAATGTTCTGACTTGAGAATTCAGTGCAGCCTGGCAGTaaagggagctgagctgggattTGCCCTCAGATACCAGGGTCCAGTCTAGAACAGGATGAAATGTTACCTGCCAGATATCCTGGAGGTGTTTTCCACACTTAACTATTTTCCTCCTCTTGGGGTCACTTGTGTGGCATCTTGCCACTTTCTTTCCCGGAGAGGGTAAACAAATGGTTCCATGATGACAGTTGGCCCATCGGCCATGCTGGGAACACTGCGAGAAGCCACGTGCTGAGCCCTAGGGCTCAGAACATTTCGTGTTGCTGAACAGAAACTATCTGCAGTTGAGAATGAAACCACAGTGTTGATAggctctattattattattcatttgtgcTAGAGGtacctgggagccccaggcctccATTGTCCTaggcaaacacagaacaaaaagacagcccctgccccagagagcttgcagtCTGAGAATAAGACAAGAGaacagatggatgcagacagagggggagtgcaaggaaacaatgatgCAATCTTGTCTTTACAGATAAGACAaacacagggtgggggaaaggttagcacacacaagcagagtgaacagtgtAATGGCAGCGAATATCGTGTTAATGCCAGGATTCTTTTTAATTTGCCggcagaggggtggagtgagTTAGGAGGGGATTGGCTAAATAGAACAGggaatggaggggtggggggcgggtaGGAGGGGGAAGGTAGCTGTGGAGTGAATCTGAGATGAAGGTGGCGGGGAGCTGaaggaaacagctgatcagcacaTTCTGTAGTCCTGACTGGAACATCCAAAGGTCTCTGCTTCCAAAGGGCTGGAGTCTCTAGCTGGGTTCTCTCTGCACCTCTCCTCCAAGGCCACATGGAAAAGACAGGAGGCACCGCATGGGCCCTAGAACCCCCCAAAGGTGTGTGGGGTTTCCCCTGCACTGTTCTGGGGCCAAGGGCACATTGAAAGGAAGAAAGGGGCCTGGCTGGACCCATATTTTACCTctgcccctcccaaatgcagcagtccctgctttggctgcttctgttccTACCAGTTGGAGTCTCAAAACAGTCCTGCTCAGCATGTGTACACCAAAAGACAGGGCCTTGGGGTGTTAACACTTGGGGTATTCTGGAGAGTTCTGTGCAGCCAACCCTACAGGCTGTCATAAAAGGATTTCCCAGCATGGCCTACAAAGCCATGCGTTGGGCTCTCTTGCTTTGGGGATGGAGTTAAGCTTTTACCATAAAAGGTCTGGTTTGTATCAGCTGTTCATTGTGTAGCCATCTCTGTCTGTCGTTCTCTGGTCTTTTCTATGGCTTTGTGCCAGTTGATAATTCGGGGAATGGTGGCTGATTAGTTACTTGTCTGTTTGTCCCCAAGTGCTGGCTGTTTCTTCAGTGATGACGTTAGGGAGCAAATGAATTTGATCGTTCAGAGCGATGCGGACATTTCCTCTGATACCGAGAGCCCACAGATACATCCAAACCTTGATGACATGCCCCTGTCAGGTGCTGCAGCTAGCGTCAATGGTAACAGCGTGGGAAGCCAGTCAGCAGAAGTGAGTGCAAACTTGGCTGTGGATCCTCTGGACTCTACTCCTGAAGAAGCCAGCCCTGCTTCAGACAATGGCGAGAAGGCTGGTCTCGAAAAACCCAAGTCTTCTGCTGACCAGGATCCCCATCCTGCAGAACTGCAGTGGACAAACATTGACTTAAAGGAGGCCCATAAAAAGCCTCTGCTCGCTGCCAGCACCTTCCCGGAGACATCCAGCCTGTCTTCCCTTGGCATGTTCTCAGTTGGAGTTGAAGAACATTATGGAGCTGATGAGCACCCGTTGTGGgcttgggtgtgtgggggaggctgCCTGGTGGATTCACACAGCTTGCTGAAATGGTTCACCCTTCAGTCAGGTACTGTCAGCTCAGTGTAGCTGGGCCTTGATCCCCACTCAGGGCCTAATAAGATAccatgcttttttatttttttaagcgtGTCCTTATCTTAAAATAATCCCTCCTTCTCCCATCCACTCTCTTACCTAGTATCCTGCATGCCAGTTAGTTGTTACCCTTCATCCCAGAAGAGAAGGTATTTCCTGCTGTGCATATCTACCTGTAAAGCACTTTATGAACGTAGTTAGTGACTATTTCTCTGCATATTTGGCAGACTTGTTACACAGGGAATAATCCAGTTTGTCGGAACTCCACACACCTGTTTAGCTCTCCATAGCGTTGAAACTGGAGCTCAGGATAAAACGGCTCCTGGGTGTGACTGAAAACTAGTCAAAAGCAAGTTGTGGAGGGAGCCTGTTTAGAGACAAATACCACAGTGCCTTGCTGGTACCATAGTCCTTGTGATCCGAGGATGAGATATACACTATCGTAAGCCTTTCTAATGGCAAGAGGAACTGAAAGGTGGTTTTCTGAATGAGAGCCCAGCCTTGACTCCTGGAGGGGTTAGAACAGGGAGGCTTTTGAAGAAAGTGAAATATGGTCAAATTTCCAAATAAGTTGGTTGTCAAATTAGTGAGTATGTGGCATCGCAATACTTAGTCTTGTCTTACTGGTCATCTCAGCTCCGTGTCAGAATCTGTAGAGCATACGTCATCTCCTAGGACCATATAGGTGCTACTGTAGTGGAGGAATATAGAGAGGAGTTTATGATAAGTCTTTCAATCCATTTTCTATGCACCATTTGCAGTATTCTCACTGGCCCTTTGGTAATGCCACTGGGGCTAGTGTGTCCATGCAATAGTGCTGTGAGACCAGAGGCATTTCACCCAGTGTTTTTGAAGTGGCAAATTGTGTCTTGAGCATCTAATACTTCACATAATTGAGTTTAAAGCTCACTGGGTCATCATGTTGGTTCTGCTCTAGGTCTGTTATCCTCTGTGCAGTCCCTTTCCCTGTCTATCAGTCCAGCACAAACAGCAGCGTGGCGAAAGCAGATTTTCCAGCAGCTCAGTGAAAGGACCAAGCGGGAACTGGAGAACTTTAGACACTATGAACAAGCTATTGAGCAGGTAAGTGAAAGTCttcctgtttccttccctttAACTCTGATCATGATTTAACATCTGACAGGATTGGGCATCCGTGATGGTACTGTCCAGTGTGTGGGCTGCAACCTACTGTTATTAAGCATTGTATCCTTGCCCCCGTTCACATTTGTCCATTACCACAGCTCTTGGAGTGCTTTGGAAAAGTTGCTCTAACTGGAAAGCCTAGTAGCCATTAGACCTCTGTCACAGCTGCTCTTGTAGAAAAGTTCCACTCTAAAAGCTAATACTATAAAAAAGAACACTGGCTGACTCTGTTGCACTTGTTACTGAATATGCTGAAATCCCTAATCCAGGACACCTTTAAATTGTGTTAGATGCATGTGAGTTACTGCACTACACAAATTCAGGGCCTTCTGTTTGCATGAATATCCTTATTACTTCAATAAATGAGAGAGCTTGTTCTCTGTGAACACCAGGGGGCATACCACGGCTTCCATAAGTAGTGCTTATAATGTCAAGAACATCTGAATAACAGGATTTCTAGTTAATATTTCCCTTCGAATATCACACAAAATTTCCTTGGGCTCTTCTTAGATTTCAAAAGGATTTTGGCCCCTCCTTTTCTAAGACTTGAGTTATCCAATATCACCTGTTTAAAGTATTAAAATACAATTCGTTTCAATATAGAACAGTTTGGTGTATGCACTTTCAATCAGTTTGAATAGATGATTATGTTAAAAGCATTTAAACTCTAGAAACACTGTTTCTAACTCTAACCCCAGTTAGAAACAACCTGCTGTATTTTCCCAAGTCAGAGACTCTCTCTGTGATTTTAAACTCTCTGAAGTGGCGACTCTCTGAAGGTGGCATCTCACCTCTTTACCATCGAGTTTTGTTAGCCCTCATCTGATCACATTATCTTCTGCTTGTGTCAGAGCTTCTCGGTATTGTATAGAAAGAACGAGCAGTTGAGGGGGTGTCAAGAAAACTCTTTGCAGCTCCTTGTAACCTTGTGTTTCTGCCACAGTCTGTCTGGGTGAAAACGGGGACCTTACAATGGTGGAGAAGCTGGAAGCCTCATAAATGGACAGATGTGCGAGTGGCCCTGGAGCAGTTCACTGGGAATGATGGCATGCGAGACAGCATTCTGTTCATCTATTACATGTATCATGAGGAGAAGAAGGTGCATTCGAGAAGCACATTGCAGTGTTGGTGTCCCATTTGACAAGAGGAAAAAACATGACTAGATGGGGATGGGCATTGTGATACAGGATTTCTCGTCTAGGTCACCATTTCCGATCTGGCCCAGGCCAGTAGCAAATGAAAGTCTTTTCTCTCTGATGGCTGTCTCAGGGGCCTGTTAGAAATAATCCTGCTCTCAGTGGGAAAGCCACCACCAGGTTGACACCAATTAGCCATCTTGTTGACAGCCCAGAGAGTGAATGGTCATGGAGAAAGAACCAACCTTTGTGGCCTAGCAAGGGGGCCCCTCTGAGGTAGGGTTGACACATACTAGCAGAGTGGTGTAGAGGCGGTAGATAGGACCTCAGTCATCCAGGGCTGTAAGTCTAACCCCATTTCACGAGCACTCCCAAACACAATGTGGGTTTTCTCCCAAGCAGAATGTTAGTCCCTCTGCCATCCTTACCAGGGACCATTTGTGCAAGGTTTCCCTATTGTGGGGGAGGTTTAATGGGAGTTTGCCTTGTTCACGAATGCCCTTTGTATTGTGCCAGTACATCCACGTGTTCCTGAACGAAGTTACCATTCTGGTTGAAGTTCTGAATGATGCCAAACACTCCTTCGCTCTCTACACACCTGAGAGGACAAAGCAGCGGTGGCCAATTCGTCTAGCAGCCACCACAGAACAAGAAATGCATGACTGGGTAACTCTGCCAACTTTCTAACGCAGTCTGGTTACATTTGAAATGACTTCCTTAATCCCTCGTTTGTGTGAGGTTTGAGCATCAGGTTTGCAACCTCTGGACTCTTTttggctgtgtctgcactagcAAACATTGGGAAGATATACCACTAGTGCTACAAAACTTCAGCCCAAGTTTACTTGACACCATAGTGAAAACACCTGCTGCTGCGTGTCACCACTAGGGCTCGTGCCGGTGTGACCTGTGGTGCAGCTGACCCCATGATCACTCTTGTGGGATTTTTGTCCCCTCTAAAATCccctactgtagaccaggccacaggaACTGTGGCAGGATTAACTCAGTCCTACCCTTCTTTGGAGACAGAGAAATGGAGTTGTGTGTGATGGGCAGGGCTACAGGCATTCAAACCACCTTAACTACTAAGGTTTGCTCAGCGCTGTGTAGATATTCTACTTCTCATAAAAAGCTTAAACAAGTGGGACAAAACTTTCCTTCACTTTTGTGCATTGAGCTGTCTATCCGCCTGCTTGCGTCTCTGTGGCACaaaaatggctgcatttcagcagtggcgagagggaaggaggaaggtgtgtgcgtgtgtgtacagaGACATTGTGAAGACTCTGGGGATCCTGAAAGATAAATCATGCTGATAGCAATGAATCATGACACCTTTGATCTGAACTCTGCTAGTTCACCTTGGAGATTTGTAAAAGGCAATGAGGATAACCTCCTTTCACTAGCACTAGATGACCTACGTTAAGGGAAAACCTGTGTTCGCACCATGAAATGCACCTCCTCGCTCTTTGTTCCTTCCTTATATTGTAGCTGGCTTTGCTGAGCATGTCCTGCTGTGAAAGCAGACGGATTCAAggccctccctcccaccaggcCATCTGGTCTGTTACCTGCAAAGGAGACGTCTTCGTCAGCGAGCCAAGTCCTGAATTAGAGGCCGCACCACACCTGATGCCATGTGACCAAATGTAAGACGGTTTTAAAGTTCCCCTCACAACTGTGCATTTCAAGCAGCCAGAATTTTCTTTAATTGCATGTCAGCGGTTATGCGGTCTGTTGTGTGAAACGCATGGTGTGCTGTAGATGTCAGCCAATGATGAAGAGAGACATGGGGTTGCCTTCGTTTTCATAAGTGAGATGAAGAAGTTTCCTCAGGCTACATTTTGATGTTCACATGCTCAAGCTGCATATTATGAGCCAGATCTTGCAAGGTTTCCTATCTGATTTCATTGGGATGCCCTGTAAGACTTGCAGGGTTGGGTGCTAAATTCTCCTACACAAATTAGTGGATGGCATTTTAGAGTAAATGAAACATTCCGTTCATTGGGGCTGAGATTTGAATAGCACCCAAGTGAGGGGATTCAGAATTCTGAATCCCACATGCAATGGTGGTAGACGCTCTCTAGTGAGGACAGCAGCTGGGTTTCTATTCTAAGCATGATATTGCAGCCCTGACCACTGTAGTCCAAAAGCAAAGAGGCCCTTAATCTGCCTCAAAATTGGCAGGTTAAGGGCCAAGTAGAATTTTTGCTACTAATTGGAAGTGACTTGCACGAGGTGTTTCTGATTTCTGAAACCCTAAAAATCCCTTGGGTGCATCTACAGCGAATCTGGGCGGTGCGATTCCCAGTGTGGGTGGACGGACTGGCACTAGCTCAGTtccagctagcatgctaaaaatagcagtgtggagaGAGATTGCAGCATGGAGGGCGGCTGGGGGTAGCTGCTGGAGTCCAAGCCCGCCTGATCCCTTGGGTCAGAGCTCAGGTAGCTAGCAGTGCTGTtctagcatgctagcttgagcagagctagtagGAGTCTGTCTACCCTGgatgggaatcacacctcccagctgcagtgtagacataccaccAGAGTCCTAACGGTGGAAGGGAGAGGTGGGCGGGGCTCCACTCAGGCCCTAAAGCTTGCCAGGTTGCTGGTGCCTTTATCTACTCCTGCACACTTCCTGATCTGTAAAAGCAGGTCTTCTTTTCTACTCCCCCAGACTCCGCACTGGCATGTTCCTCTAGAGTCCCTTTGCCTTCCCTACTCTTCCCTAGACACACACTCCACACCCTGCGTGGCTCCTGGTCCCCAGGAAGGGATTTCCCTCTGCTAGGCACCTCCTCAGAGCTGCAGACATGGGAGTCCATCTTGAGTATGTGAAAATAAGACTCTGCTCCTGCAGAAGGTGACGGAATCCCCTCTGGCCTCCTGCCTTCCCCCAGGCCCATATTAGGACCATCAATCCATGTGTATTAAACCAAGGAAATTCCTAGAGGAAAAGCTTCTGGGCGAAGTGAACCTGAGGGCAAATATCCACACCTAACAAGTGAAAATCCTCACCAGTATATCCTAGCTAACTGTTCTAAACAAACCAGCAATGGTTcaaatcaggaaattcaaagttaaactTAGACGTAAGTGAGGTGTTTGACAGGCTGCAGACTTGCAGCTGAGGTAGCCAAGCGGCCTCCACCCACTGACAGGAGTCAGTCAAAAGGCGCATTCTTAATTGGCATCAATCGCCTTCCCCACGGGTTGGATAGAGGCCGAATGAGCTAGCGACTGAACTGTCCTCCAACCCTCCCTAAGTCAGGGCTGAGGTGCAGGGCAGGGAACACGTGCCATTACTGACTCCGCTATTGAGTTCATgtaaaatgttctctctctccctgcaggttTTGGCGACAGATTGGAGGGCATCTCCGCCTGATAGAGTGCAATAGCCATGGCATAGTATGGGGCATAGGTTACGATCACACGGCCTGGGTTTATACTGGGGGATACGGAGGCGGCTTCATTCAAGGTAATGACACACATCTATTCTACCAGGGTGTATAAATTCCCTATTTAACCTCCTACgtggcaccagcaaaacaaaaaatttcaatcCCCCATCTTTGTATTGTGTCTAGTCTGTAGAATGAGGTGATGGGCATGTCCCATCTCTGCAAGGGAAGCAGGCTGTGCATCTTAGCTTTCTATCTTTGGCTCAAAAATGAGCAATAAAATGTGCATAAAAGTTCCACCTGGCAAAATTTTGAACTATTGCAACTTTCTTCTTTAATATTTAACTTTGCTTTTAATCCGAGTGATTTATTGCCTACAGGATTGGCCAGCAGCGCCGATAATATTTACATGCAATCAGATGTGAAATGTGTTTATATCTATGAGAACCAGCGGTGGAATCCAGTCACAGGATATAGCAACAGGTAAGTGTGTGCGTTTATAATGGTCAAGGGAAATGTCAGggtgtttttaaacttttatttcatGTGTTAAATTGAGATGGAATGCACATGGGCTTTGAGAGGCTAGATTTCATTAAAGGATGCCTTtgtaggcctcaatcctgcaatgcaTTGTACCCCAGCACACCCCTGGGAAGGCACAAAACCTACCTGCAAGCAACGCATTGCAGGATTAAGGTCATAGATTGTAAGCGCTTCAAGTCAGGAATCATGTCTTCCTGTGTGTCGTGTAATGCtaagcacaatgggtccctgatccTAAGTGGGGCCTCTGGATGCTGCATTTAATAACCATATTTAATAGTCATCTAAAGACATTGGGGTCTAATGAAATGGAAGTCAATAAATCTCTCCTTGGTGGGTAGGAAAGGTTTTTCCACCAAACTTTGGAAAACGGCAGAATTCTCAAGATTCACCCTCCtggtttttaaatgcaaaatagtcAGTTTTTTGAGATCTTTGATCAGTGTTTGGCAGGCAACTGAGCTGCAGAGCAAACCTGTTTCCTTTCAGTCCCTTCTTCAAGAGAGTCTAGTGATTGAAGACAGTGTTCAGTGTGTGGATGTGGGAAGTGCTAGGCAGAGGTGAAGAGCTTTATCTTTTAT
The Eretmochelys imbricata isolate rEreImb1 chromosome 10, rEreImb1.hap1, whole genome shotgun sequence genome window above contains:
- the TECPR1 gene encoding tectonin beta-propeller repeat-containing protein 1 isoform X3 produces the protein MATPNSLLWAVDIFGRVYTLSTAGQYWELCKDRQLEFKRVSAIKHCCWGIACDHQVYAYVFSSDVPIRYQEETYENQRWNPVGGFCEKLMPSDRWQWSNVSGLKHQQLDSFTLPSPHWEWESDWYVDENIGGEPTEKGGWTYAIDFPATYTKDKKWNSCVRRRRWIRYRRYKSRDTWAKITSHDDPNQLPDPFNDISIGGWEITDEPMGRLSVWAVSLQGRVWYREDVCHHNPEGSWWSLIATPGEAVQISCGPYDLLWATLWEGQAIVREGIDRNNPQGISWTIVEPPSSENGILHISVGVNVVWAVTKDRKVWFRRGVNSHNPCGTSWIEMVGEMMMVNVGLNDQVWGIGCEDRAVYFRQGVTPSELSGKTWKAIVSGRESDRSQTGSSTSLLSAGCFFSDDVREQMNLIVQSDADISSDTESPQIHPNLDDMPLSGAAASVNGNSVGSQSAEVSANLAVDPLDSTPEEASPASDNGEKAGLEKPKSSADQDPHPAELQWTNIDLKEAHKKPLLAASTFPETSSLSSLGMFSVGVEEHYGADEHPLWAWVCGGGCLVDSHSLLKWFTLQSGLLSSVQSLSLSISPAQTAAWRKQIFQQLSERTKRELENFRHYEQAIEQSVWVKTGTLQWWRSWKPHKWTDVRVALEQFTGNDGMRDSILFIYYMYHEEKKYIHVFLNEVTILVEVLNDAKHSFALYTPERTKQRWPIRLAATTEQEMHDWLALLSMSCCESRRIQGPPSHQAIWSVTCKGDVFVSEPSPELEAAPHLMPCDQMFWRQIGGHLRLIECNSHGIVWGIGYDHTAWVYTGGYGGGFIQGLASSADNIYMQSDVKCVYIYENQRWNPVTGYSNRGLPTDRYMWSDASGLQECTKVNTKPPSPQWSWVSDWYIDFNISGGTDREGWQYAADFPASYHGHKTMKDFVRRRRWAREHHGFTWEQISPSCRSRLGHSTKSGLLPEMALPSTGVQCLQKNLQAIVGTISLHLQNKN
- the TECPR1 gene encoding tectonin beta-propeller repeat-containing protein 1 isoform X2, with protein sequence MGRLSVWAVSLQGRVWYREDVCHHNPEGSWWSLIATPGEAVQISCGPYDLLWATLWEGQAIVREGIDRNNPQGISWTIVEPPSSENGILHISVGVNVVWAVTKDRKVWFRRGVNSHNPCGTSWIEMVGEMMMVNVGLNDQVWGIGCEDRAVYFRQGVTPSELSGKTWKAIVSGRESDRSQTGSSTSLLSAGCFFSDDVREQMNLIVQSDADISSDTESPQIHPNLDDMPLSGAAASVNGNSVGSQSAEVSANLAVDPLDSTPEEASPASDNGEKAGLEKPKSSADQDPHPAELQWTNIDLKEAHKKPLLAASTFPETSSLSSLGMFSVGVEEHYGADEHPLWAWVCGGGCLVDSHSLLKWFTLQSGLLSSVQSLSLSISPAQTAAWRKQIFQQLSERTKRELENFRHYEQAIEQSVWVKTGTLQWWRSWKPHKWTDVRVALEQFTGNDGMRDSILFIYYMYHEEKKYIHVFLNEVTILVEVLNDAKHSFALYTPERTKQRWPIRLAATTEQEMHDWLALLSMSCCESRRIQGPPSHQAIWSVTCKGDVFVSEPSPELEAAPHLMPCDQMFWRQIGGHLRLIECNSHGIVWGIGYDHTAWVYTGGYGGGFIQGLASSADNIYMQSDVKCVYIYENQRWNPVTGYSNRGLPTDRYMWSDASGLQECTKVNTKPPSPQWSWVSDWYIDFNISGGTDREGWQYAADFPASYHGHKTMKDFVRRRRWARKCKIITHGPWLEVPPIALWDIAIIPSSSADKEESIALWAVSNKGDVLCRLGVTQQNPAGTSWLHVGTDQPFMSVSIGAFHQVWAVARDGSTFYRGSVSPKKPAGDCWYHIPSPPKQKLKQVSVGRTSMLAVDKNGNLWYRQGITPSYPQGSSWDHVSNNIRKVSVGPLDQVWVIADKVQGSHSLSCGTVCHRTGVQPLEPKGLSWDYGIGGGWEHITVRGNATEAPKAALHETSEEHSAKPTDLEDGENGGKGNHSKTTLMVNEGQALDRNSVNC